A genomic segment from Salmo trutta chromosome 38, fSalTru1.1, whole genome shotgun sequence encodes:
- the LOC115178861 gene encoding zinc finger protein 236 gives MQHLKEKGPFLPPASLRLLVPPLWLMSAALWQVVQRRDIMDYGLVEEFVITVLDIVPDLMSYREKVQLIMGLRAQLVLKLLHSEQLADSDTIQSHLNRMKTCSITHRDNQICDPEVEASESNFLKLIKTLLEDRVERERFFQNVFPEEFGPKYHSALQTLVWEFLSRLEKLLPTPTLQQTASWFLPDPSVLEECEQSVRHPQPLRTLLQYNTNPSPVPHQPFSSTTPTLLQYNTNPSPVPHIEANDNNILSPSPRESFTDQADPEIQSEPIQTFMTIQSPASYYFESEMTPSLDYRESQRGMNLDRTANVDILPLNKEVECVNKETLDKESEMDHEIKESEMDHAFLHLRADSGPKIQPGARRFEKEVQDVSNLSTSCRLLEPTVLLHRLDITDMLSPVSEVFPTPSRERLQIDNVETQGQREGQVISQKSERNVDVEPSDSQPQYSLVPGPCHTKGQPKRSMRVKICSLCGETFREAKDLTAHITSHTEQRTYQYTMCRQDVEHHEDLQKHRQTVCEVAIQPEEDNTSATSTEDCTEISQPHDTLPQRRHMKIQHGKPRQSSKVTKCSLCDRTFSKASHMEKHMRYTHGKLLCLNCGEVFENSTLKKHKKVCLKTKKGLSCSLCGDTFDLSEPNKREDVNPQQLQRKALPEASALLAAVENATEIPQPSNTTPQNPTTSNALPFQLANHYRKCLLCKEAFDNGDDLRRHLRFQHGVLPHLCFKCGESFQREFPKRVSKESFQMWGEFPKHI, from the exons ATGCAACATCTCAAGGAAAAAG GTCCCTTTCTTCCCCCAGCGTCTCTGCGTCTTTTGGTTCCTCCACTGTGGCTGATGTCTGCAGCTCTATGGCAGGTTGTTCAGCGGAGAGACATCATGGACTACGGCTTGGTGGAGGAGTTTGTCATCACTGTGTTGGACATAGTCCCAGATCTGATGAGTTACAGAGAGAAAGTCCAACTCATCATGGGCCTGAGAGCACAG CTGGTTCTGAAGTTGTTGCACTCAGAACAACTAGCCGACTCTGACACCATCCAGTCACACCTGAATAGGATGAAGACCTGCAGCATCACCCATAGGGACAACCAG ATTTGTGATCCTGAGGTGGAGGCATCAGAATCCAACTTCCTGAAGCTGATTAAAACGCTGCTGGAAGACCGAGTTGAGAGAGAACGCTTCTTTCAG AACGTCTTTCCAGAGGAATTCGGCCCAAAGTATCACTCCGCACTGCAGACTCTGGTGTGGGAGTTCCTCTCCAGACTGGAGAAGCTGCTTCCAACACCGACCCTTCAACAG ACTGCATCGTGGTTTCTACCTGACCCCTCTGTCCTGGAGGAATGTGAGCAGTCGGTGCGTCACCCTCAACCTTTGAGGACCCTTCTCCAGTACAACACCAACCCTTCTCCAGTCCCACACCAACCCTTCTCCAGTACCACACCAACCCTCCTCCAGTACAACACCAACCCTTCTCCAGTCCCACATATTGAGGCCAATG ACAACAACATCCTGTCTCCATCTCCCCGAGAGTCATTCACTGACCAAGCTGACCCAGAGATCCAATCAGAACCCATACAGACATTTATGACCATTCAAAGCCCTGCATCATATTACTTTGAGTCAGAAATGACACCTTCGCTGGATTACAGGGAGAGTCAACGAGGGATGAATTTAGACCGCACTGCAAATGTCGACATTTTGCCTTTGAATAAAGAGGTAGAGTGTGTAAACAAAGAAACTCTTGACAAAGAGAGTGAAATGGATCATGAGATCAAAGAGAGTGAAATGGATCATGCTTTTCTTCACCTTCGTGCTGACAGTGGGCCGAAAATCCAACCAGGAGCTCGCCGCTTCGAAAAGGAAGTGCAGGACGTTTCTAATTTGTCCACGTCTTGTCGGCTCCTTGAGCCCACGGTGCTGCTGCACAGACTTGACATTACTGATATGCTGTCACCTGTGTCAGAGGTTTTTCCAACGCCGAGCAGAGAGAGGCTTCAGATTGACAATGTGGAAACccaaggacagagagaaggacaggTCATATCACAAAAGAGCGAGAGGAATGTCGACGTAGAGCCCTCAGATAGCCAACCTCAATATTCTCTGGTCCCTGGCCCATGCCATACTAAGGGGCAGCCTAAAAGAAGCATGCGTGTCAAAATATGCTCCTTGTGTGGGGAAACTTTCAGGGAAGCAAAGGATTTGACAGCACACATAACATCTCACACTGAGCAGAGGACTTACCAGTACACCATGTGTAGACAAGATGTTGAACACCATGAGGACTTACAGAAACATCGTCAGACTGTGTGTGAGGTGGCAATTCAACCAGAAGAGGATAACACGTCTGCGACATCTACGGAGGATTGCACAGAGATATCCCAGCCCCACGACACTTTACCCCAGAGAAGGCACATGAAAATCCAACATGGTAAACCAAGACAGTCTTCCAAAGTCACCAAATGCTCCCTGTGTGACAGGACCTTCAGTAAGGCATCCCACATGGAAAAGCACATGAGATACACACATGGGAAGCTCCTGTGCCTCAACTGTGGGGAGGTTTTTGAGAACTCCACTTTGAAGAAACATAAAAAAGTGTGCTTGAAGACAAAGAAaggtctctcttgctctctgtgcGGGGACACCTTTGATCTCTCTGAGCCAAACAAGCGTGAGGACGTGAACCCACAGCAACTTCAGAGGAAGGCTCTTCCAGAGGCCAGCGCGCTTTTAGCAGCAGTAGAAAATGCGACAGAGATACCTCAGCCCTCAAACACAACACCCCAAAACCCAACCACCTCCAATGCTCTACCCTTTCAGCTTGCTAATCATTACAGAAAATGCCTTTTGTGTAAAGAAGCTTTTGATAACGGAGATGACCTGAGAAGACATCTGAGATTTCAACATGGTGTACTTCCTCATCTGTGCTTCAAATGTGGGGAGAGTTTCCAAAGAGAGTTTCCAAAGAGAGTTTCCAAAGAGAGTTTCCAAATGTGGGGAGAGTTTCCAAAGCACATCTGA
- the LOC115178911 gene encoding ERI1 exoribonuclease 2 isoform X1 encodes MSTKKLAKQLGFVRKRSQSSTGQKKPLTSNQIFPYLIVIDFESTCWRERNSYGQEIIEFPAVLLNTATGEVESEFHTYVQPQEHPTLSDFCTQLTGTTQVFTLSDFCTQLTGTTQQQVEAGVPLHICLSRFSRWLQTLEHQRGVVFPRDQRAPVAEQRPCAFVTWSDWDLGVCLLYECKRKQLHKPAVLNSWIDLRATYRLFYNRKPKGLNGALQDLGIQFSGREHSGLDDARNTAHLAWRMMRDGCVMKITRSLERAPLKTKPLFGNGNVPGNGCPSNKGDNNTTIKKPSKTAESGDHLENQPNSKPVSNTDVVETRPKPSDNMVPNTEVNSNLTAEPVPYQSIVSPKTLLNGLTTPMCGGSSNSSRTVRIGTIRSVSSPMTFNIPSPHHYINSLVLVSTTMNCITHLPQPDPTQKQEVWRRTCPSWWKRSRAVRMMTWCWRRTGMSWLVTRLLLLMCTQRTRGLRWMIPRSMGRPCCVQAQYIQILVEVQPTVGLVPIPPTRPANV; translated from the exons ATGTCTACAAAGAAACTGGCGAa ACAATTGGGGTTCGTGAGGAAACGCAGCCAGTCATCAACTGGACAGAAGAAACCACTAACATCTA ATCAAATATTCCCATATCTGATTGTCATTGACTTCGAATCCACGtgctggagagagaggaacagctaTGGGCAGGAGATTA TTGAGTTTCCTGCTGTTCTCCTGAACACCGCTACAGGCGAGGTGGAGTCAGAGTTCCATACGTACGTTCAGCCGCAGGAGCACCCCACACTGTCTGACTTCTGCACCCAGCTCACTGGAACCACACAGGTATTCACACTGTCTGACTTCTGCACCCAGCTCACTGGAACCACACAG CAACAGGTGGAGGCCGGGGTTCCCCTTCACATCTGTCTGTCCCGGTTCTCTCGGTGGCTGCAGACTCTGGAGCACCAGAGGGGTGTGGTCTTCCCCAGGGACCAGAGGGCTCCAGTCGCAGAGCAGCGCCCCTGTGCCTTCGTCACCTGGTCAG ACTGGGACCTGGGGGTGTGTCTGCTGTATGAGTGTAAACGGAAGCAGCTCCACAAACCTGCTGTTCTGAACAGCTGGATAGACCTGAGAGCTACGTACAGA ctgttcTACAACAGAAAACCAAAAGGACTGAATGGAGCTTTACAGGATTTAGGGATACAGTTCTCTGGACGGGAGCACTCAG GTCTGGATGACGCCCGCAACACGGCCCACCTGGCCTGGAGGATGATGAGGGATGGCTGTGTGATGAAGATTACGCGCAGTCTGGAGAGG GCACCTTTGAAGACCAAACCCCTGTTTGGAAATGGGAACGTGCCAGGGAATGGTTGTCCTAGCAACAAGGGGGATAACAACACCACTATCAAAAAACCCTCCAAGACGGCAGAGAGCGGCGACCATCTTGAAAATCAACCCAACAGCAAGCCAGTTAGCAACACAGACGTTGTTGAAACACGACCCAAGCCTTCAGACAACATGGTTCCCAACACAGAGGTGAACAGCAACTTAACTGCTGAACCTGTTCCGTATCAGAGTATTGTTTCACCAAAGACTCTTCTAAATGGTCTGACCACTCCAatgtgtggtggtagtagtaatagcagcagaACAGTTAGAATAGGAACAATACGGTCCGTCTCCTCTCCTATGACTTTCAATATCCCCTCTCCTCATCACTACATCAACAGCCTCGTTCTGGTCTCCACCACTATGAATTGCATTACCCATCTACCCCAGCCAGACCCGACCCAGAAACAGGAAGTATGGAGGAGGACTTGCCCATCTTGGTGGAAACGGAGTCGTGCTGTTCGTATGATGACATGGTGTTGGAGGAGGACTGGGATGTCATGGTTGGTGACGAGGCTTCTGTTGCTGATGTGTACACAGAGAACGAGAGGTTTGAGGTGGATGATACCTCGGTCTATGGGAAGACCTTGCTGTGTCCAAGCCCAGTACATTCAAATCCTGGTAGAGGTCCAACCAACAGTAGGCCTAGTTCCAATACCACCAACACGCCCTGCCAACGTCTGA
- the LOC115178911 gene encoding ERI1 exoribonuclease 2 isoform X2: MSTKKLAKQLGFVRKRSQSSTGQKKPLTSNQIFPYLIVIDFESTCWRERNSYGQEIIEFPAVLLNTATGEVESEFHTYVQPQEHPTLSDFCTQLTGTTQQQVEAGVPLHICLSRFSRWLQTLEHQRGVVFPRDQRAPVAEQRPCAFVTWSDWDLGVCLLYECKRKQLHKPAVLNSWIDLRATYRLFYNRKPKGLNGALQDLGIQFSGREHSGLDDARNTAHLAWRMMRDGCVMKITRSLERAPLKTKPLFGNGNVPGNGCPSNKGDNNTTIKKPSKTAESGDHLENQPNSKPVSNTDVVETRPKPSDNMVPNTEVNSNLTAEPVPYQSIVSPKTLLNGLTTPMCGGSSNSSRTVRIGTIRSVSSPMTFNIPSPHHYINSLVLVSTTMNCITHLPQPDPTQKQEVWRRTCPSWWKRSRAVRMMTWCWRRTGMSWLVTRLLLLMCTQRTRGLRWMIPRSMGRPCCVQAQYIQILVEVQPTVGLVPIPPTRPANV; the protein is encoded by the exons ATGTCTACAAAGAAACTGGCGAa ACAATTGGGGTTCGTGAGGAAACGCAGCCAGTCATCAACTGGACAGAAGAAACCACTAACATCTA ATCAAATATTCCCATATCTGATTGTCATTGACTTCGAATCCACGtgctggagagagaggaacagctaTGGGCAGGAGATTA TTGAGTTTCCTGCTGTTCTCCTGAACACCGCTACAGGCGAGGTGGAGTCAGAGTTCCATACGTACGTTCAGCCGCAGGAGCACCCCACACTGTCTGACTTCTGCACCCAGCTCACTGGAACCACACAG CAACAGGTGGAGGCCGGGGTTCCCCTTCACATCTGTCTGTCCCGGTTCTCTCGGTGGCTGCAGACTCTGGAGCACCAGAGGGGTGTGGTCTTCCCCAGGGACCAGAGGGCTCCAGTCGCAGAGCAGCGCCCCTGTGCCTTCGTCACCTGGTCAG ACTGGGACCTGGGGGTGTGTCTGCTGTATGAGTGTAAACGGAAGCAGCTCCACAAACCTGCTGTTCTGAACAGCTGGATAGACCTGAGAGCTACGTACAGA ctgttcTACAACAGAAAACCAAAAGGACTGAATGGAGCTTTACAGGATTTAGGGATACAGTTCTCTGGACGGGAGCACTCAG GTCTGGATGACGCCCGCAACACGGCCCACCTGGCCTGGAGGATGATGAGGGATGGCTGTGTGATGAAGATTACGCGCAGTCTGGAGAGG GCACCTTTGAAGACCAAACCCCTGTTTGGAAATGGGAACGTGCCAGGGAATGGTTGTCCTAGCAACAAGGGGGATAACAACACCACTATCAAAAAACCCTCCAAGACGGCAGAGAGCGGCGACCATCTTGAAAATCAACCCAACAGCAAGCCAGTTAGCAACACAGACGTTGTTGAAACACGACCCAAGCCTTCAGACAACATGGTTCCCAACACAGAGGTGAACAGCAACTTAACTGCTGAACCTGTTCCGTATCAGAGTATTGTTTCACCAAAGACTCTTCTAAATGGTCTGACCACTCCAatgtgtggtggtagtagtaatagcagcagaACAGTTAGAATAGGAACAATACGGTCCGTCTCCTCTCCTATGACTTTCAATATCCCCTCTCCTCATCACTACATCAACAGCCTCGTTCTGGTCTCCACCACTATGAATTGCATTACCCATCTACCCCAGCCAGACCCGACCCAGAAACAGGAAGTATGGAGGAGGACTTGCCCATCTTGGTGGAAACGGAGTCGTGCTGTTCGTATGATGACATGGTGTTGGAGGAGGACTGGGATGTCATGGTTGGTGACGAGGCTTCTGTTGCTGATGTGTACACAGAGAACGAGAGGTTTGAGGTGGATGATACCTCGGTCTATGGGAAGACCTTGCTGTGTCCAAGCCCAGTACATTCAAATCCTGGTAGAGGTCCAACCAACAGTAGGCCTAGTTCCAATACCACCAACACGCCCTGCCAACGTCTGA